In Anseongella ginsenosidimutans, one genomic interval encodes:
- a CDS encoding eCIS core domain-containing protein, producing the protein MEHQVKQRNRQAGTRQSNGGQGCAFFAPAAVQPKLTVNAPNDRYEREADAVADKVMRMPASLTAPVQRKCAHCEEEEKKQLQRKPVRASITPLLQRKAVNRDRSVGEHFSSSLQASKGSGKLLPQETRSWMESRFGADFSSVKIHTGGKAVQLSRDLNARAFAHGSDIYFNQGEFAPGTIAGKQLLAHELTHVVQQGGDGGHLQRWTYGAGDHNTSGGNTFREITAAERQGPNGMDAAMAIVDRLVAGSDWRSETCQQWYTDNCDVARSLADLNNRAVIWMWREADGSGGNGLTDGANGEHHAVTEQLFNIRSRWALAATILHEYWHDCENSAVDIGDDAKAACGLPNI; encoded by the coding sequence ATGGAACACCAGGTAAAGCAGAGAAACAGGCAGGCCGGTACCAGGCAGTCAAACGGCGGGCAGGGCTGCGCATTTTTTGCGCCCGCGGCCGTGCAACCTAAATTAACGGTCAATGCGCCTAATGACCGGTACGAAAGGGAAGCGGATGCGGTTGCAGATAAAGTAATGCGTATGCCTGCTTCCTTAACTGCGCCTGTTCAGCGCAAATGTGCCCATTGCGAGGAAGAGGAAAAAAAGCAGTTACAGCGTAAACCGGTCAGAGCAAGCATTACCCCCCTGCTGCAACGCAAAGCGGTAAACAGGGATCGAAGCGTTGGGGAGCATTTCAGTTCATCTTTGCAGGCGAGTAAGGGAAGCGGAAAACTTTTGCCTCAGGAAACACGCAGCTGGATGGAGAGCCGCTTTGGCGCCGATTTCAGCAGTGTTAAGATACATACCGGCGGAAAAGCGGTGCAGTTAAGCAGGGATCTGAACGCCCGGGCATTTGCGCACGGCAGTGATATCTATTTTAACCAGGGAGAATTCGCTCCCGGTACAATAGCCGGTAAGCAGTTGCTTGCACATGAATTGACCCATGTGGTGCAGCAGGGCGGCGATGGCGGCCACCTTCAGCGCTGGACCTATGGGGCCGGGGACCACAATACTTCCGGCGGAAATACCTTCCGGGAAATTACCGCTGCCGAAAGGCAAGGCCCCAATGGAATGGATGCAGCAATGGCCATCGTAGACCGCCTGGTGGCAGGAAGCGACTGGCGTTCCGAGACATGCCAGCAATGGTATACAGATAATTGCGACGTGGCAAGGTCCCTGGCCGACTTAAACAACCGGGCGGTCATCTGGATGTGGCGGGAGGCCGATGGTTCAGGCGGAAACGGACTGACGGACGGCGCCAATGGGGAACATCACGCGGTTACCGAGCAGTTGTTCAACATCAGGAGCCGGTGGGCGCTTGCTGCAACCATTCTGCATGAATATTGGCATGACTGTGAAAACAGCGCGGTGGATATCGGGGATGATGCAAAGGCGGCCTGCGGCTTGCCGAATATATAG
- a CDS encoding contractile injection system tape measure protein: MTAIMTANNKVTHRIRIQRVDVEFDRTEDAFKIREELSEVCRLRLVPAMEKLFDEKYAAGPLISIPHLVIDAGELDADNWENTFVNSVIRRLETFLDREAAREQGASGVSRAGAKGQGAGERKRRAGFILHYLKSGVQPWNSPHESKEQLKNELRDLLKNSRRFLRSVSFLDRQGPDLRDDFTRELVELLASDLNAVKRLVYLLPEKNILPVLIKKGWDPAEIRNMRKNWNAIFHLSGLPRDEHPAVFLHSLSVLHNGREIRKHRLSEALSQEVVRVLEEKHKPVFMKLPEVLEKYLILLPGKPVLNYHKEMLNLPPREKPVPPLIEEPVYINNAGLVLLHPFLCDLFENTGHTVNNKWDSREMLQRSIVLTRYLTSGQDDYSEHDLFLNKLLAGFPLEAPLPLDIFLSDFEKKEANDLLESVIGHWKALRNTSIEGLREAFLQRPGKISGREKGWLLQADQQVPDVLLAKLPWGFSTIKTPWMKEILTVEWT, translated from the coding sequence ATGACAGCGATCATGACAGCGAATAACAAAGTTACTCACCGCATCAGGATCCAGCGGGTGGACGTTGAGTTTGACAGGACGGAAGATGCATTTAAGATCCGGGAAGAACTTTCGGAAGTTTGCCGGCTGCGGCTGGTACCGGCCATGGAAAAACTTTTCGACGAAAAATACGCCGCCGGCCCATTGATAAGCATACCTCATCTGGTCATTGATGCCGGGGAGCTGGACGCGGATAATTGGGAAAACACGTTTGTAAACTCCGTTATTCGCCGGCTGGAAACCTTTCTCGACCGGGAAGCGGCCCGGGAGCAAGGGGCTAGCGGTGTTTCGCGTGCGGGAGCAAAAGGCCAGGGGGCCGGGGAGCGGAAGCGCCGGGCCGGTTTTATTTTGCACTATCTGAAAAGCGGCGTGCAGCCCTGGAATTCACCCCATGAAAGTAAAGAACAGCTGAAAAATGAATTACGGGACTTATTGAAAAACTCGCGTCGTTTTTTAAGGTCCGTCAGTTTCCTGGATCGCCAGGGGCCGGATCTCCGGGATGATTTTACCCGGGAATTGGTTGAATTGCTGGCTTCCGATCTGAATGCGGTGAAAAGGCTGGTGTACCTGCTTCCCGAAAAAAACATACTTCCGGTTTTGATAAAAAAGGGCTGGGATCCTGCTGAGATCAGGAATATGCGGAAGAACTGGAATGCCATCTTTCACCTGTCGGGACTTCCCCGGGACGAACATCCTGCTGTTTTTTTACATTCGCTCAGCGTCCTGCATAACGGGCGGGAGATCAGAAAACACCGCCTTTCCGAGGCGCTTTCACAGGAAGTGGTGCGGGTGCTGGAAGAAAAGCATAAGCCCGTATTCATGAAACTGCCGGAGGTCCTCGAGAAATACCTTATCTTGCTTCCAGGAAAGCCTGTACTCAATTATCATAAAGAGATGCTGAACCTTCCGCCCCGCGAAAAACCCGTTCCGCCGCTGATTGAAGAACCGGTGTACATTAATAACGCCGGTCTTGTATTACTGCATCCCTTTTTATGTGATTTATTTGAAAATACCGGCCATACCGTGAACAACAAGTGGGATTCCCGGGAAATGCTGCAGCGCTCCATCGTATTAACCCGCTATCTTACCAGCGGGCAGGATGATTACAGCGAACATGACCTGTTCCTTAACAAGCTTCTTGCCGGTTTTCCCCTTGAAGCTCCTTTGCCCCTGGATATCTTTCTGAGTGATTTTGAGAAAAAAGAAGCGAATGACCTGCTCGAATCGGTGATCGGCCATTGGAAGGCTTTAAGGAACACCAGTATAGAGGGGCTGCGCGAAGCCTTTCTGCAGCGGCCTGGAAAAATAAGCGGCAGGGAGAAAGGCTGGCTGCTCCAGGCGGACCAGCAAGTGCCTGATGTGCTGCTGGCTAAATTGCCCTGGGGCTTTTCCACCATTAAAACTCCCTGGATGAAAGAAATTTTAACCGTAGAATGGACATAA
- a CDS encoding CHAP domain-containing protein yields the protein MELLKKGQEGEKIRELQEILRELDYDLPVTGIFDHTTYKAVRNFQSRHLDKHGEPLAVDGKVGPLTWWALQNPKTKVYEGVINYGIFPDSSFGGSAAGRSALQFAIDELNSGAGEEGGNNRGPWVKKYLAPTGLGEGYSWCAAFVSWCYLQAAGGSKEDMPFRYSAGARNIYNQLREKGWTLDKDELPQPGDIVCWWRVSLPSGLGHIGLVHHYKDGFLYTIEGNKAANVAGFSYVKTRMDKLLGYGRIP from the coding sequence ATGGAACTGTTGAAAAAAGGACAGGAGGGCGAAAAAATCAGAGAACTCCAGGAAATCCTGAGGGAACTGGATTATGACCTGCCCGTTACCGGTATTTTTGATCATACCACCTATAAAGCGGTGCGGAATTTTCAGAGCCGCCACCTGGACAAGCACGGGGAACCGCTGGCTGTTGACGGGAAAGTGGGGCCGCTCACCTGGTGGGCTTTGCAAAATCCGAAGACAAAAGTTTATGAAGGCGTTATTAATTACGGCATTTTCCCGGACAGCTCATTCGGCGGATCCGCGGCCGGCCGCAGCGCCTTGCAGTTTGCCATAGATGAACTGAATAGCGGAGCGGGGGAAGAAGGCGGAAACAACAGAGGCCCCTGGGTGAAAAAGTACCTTGCGCCAACGGGCCTTGGAGAAGGCTATAGCTGGTGCGCCGCTTTCGTGAGCTGGTGTTACCTGCAGGCCGCCGGCGGCAGCAAAGAAGATATGCCTTTTCGCTATTCGGCGGGAGCAAGGAATATTTACAACCAGCTGCGTGAGAAAGGGTGGACACTGGATAAAGATGAGCTGCCTCAGCCGGGCGATATTGTTTGCTGGTGGAGAGTGAGCCTGCCTTCCGGCCTGGGGCATATTGGCCTGGTCCATCATTATAAGGACGGCTTTCTGTATACGATCGAAGGGAATAAGGCAGCAAATGTGGCGGGATTTTCCTATGTGAAAACACGCATGGATAAACTATTAGGTTACGGAAGAATACCATAA
- a CDS encoding PKD domain-containing protein, whose protein sequence is MNEYNTYPVFVADQVLTAEHLNQVVNYLDEQGRLTRNRLIGIGIVCGLEIKAGPESIEIGKGCGVTSEGYLVLQERKIYTYSRPYTLPEYFSPEYKPVYEDWHMWELLTAEESLEAEDGQPLKGREDFVKDKIVVLLLEMKEKPLKNCIEIDCEDKGDKIEFRVKPLLVSREDLDEFTGVREPAGELSGGLLRRPAAGLRDVSPNPRLSRVLRDVSENPRHSRAFREAATRGPRFESVPGRRLREPRLSRAAQQDMQLRRFNVPARELKNTNDVFGAFLRIVDESTLKQLAETLNACYYRYQPVLGAENNPFEQVASRFNDTLSHIKTANPYFIQYFYDWIDDIIKAYHELEYKIVDVQTECCPDRDLFPLHLMLGEANRDTTDHVRSSYRHYFIYSPLFNGQQQLVSEVRLLFKRLAAIIETFSVPHVKTLFPAEVKITPSRYLEHPLSERCIPYYYDPGAMYPLWSWEKTRRGRADSNLSYHAGEYSSADTVLNPLNYDIETYNFFRVEGHIGKPVTAALQTLLARRDHFNLPFEALALSTATISAFFNADDHECHFRDLESIYRVLLAEMKCKFGEFQCMAARIPYQARVRAGVLSGGETLAGRAAAFQPGDFLKSHCPPQKGSVGEAYLNLVSRRISFNRFTALDLSAGISGAAGATAGRTGAAAGAASAVSAAGFNDHALYAALFYFIHSVERLFQVLANKELGQLDMELFQPRYEAVVDAAGDLARIGEALERLDAGNENYQALLKRLQELGFFELTVRIRTLIYICLDHRLKALKEEYQRRLRELRLLTNLMHYAKKHPGLEHKAGVPKGGTFIMVYHESPPRRLLAGLTAIGERTVSAAESAAFREAGSTIAERGSFATGSAAGTEELIREAYVNNPQLLRKFEKALGTFMDTCRDMDPDNRKRIRDILVSIPDREEPLDFRVAEEAVIADFYLPYICCSGCASVSYVLPATPEEVLSIRIRPTEFCNDDSRLYPVTVSPAGGKLTASAGGISEENGFAFSPEGLAAGMNTLTYTLADGRSTSVDLRIAEKFQVDFKTRDMGDLTVQFIPGFTDEENRQVSWDFGDGATSAEFSPRHTYRLEESEASFVVTLRVNHASCMAEAKQTITLRKPADPQFDLQPRVFCVNDRKEYEFSIEPFPETIEEIKNPDKLIISMDAAAGKMDFVPARHRIKSTKDYRLEYMGTGLDLRVVVADASFIMQIKWMDTDNLLVLKPRQTDASGYTWTITQGRISRSFTTQVVEVKQSELGLSPRLDFSISLHVNHQLPSGNCANEQKFTMTPQLFRKYQGSGEEFDNSTIQ, encoded by the coding sequence ATGAATGAGTATAACACATATCCTGTCTTCGTAGCTGACCAGGTATTAACAGCCGAACACCTGAACCAGGTGGTGAATTATCTTGACGAACAGGGACGCCTGACCAGGAACCGCCTGATCGGCATCGGAATCGTGTGCGGCCTCGAAATCAAAGCAGGTCCCGAAAGCATTGAGATAGGCAAAGGCTGCGGTGTAACTTCAGAGGGCTACTTGGTACTCCAGGAGCGGAAAATCTATACTTATTCGCGTCCGTACACACTTCCGGAATACTTCTCACCGGAATATAAGCCGGTGTATGAAGACTGGCATATGTGGGAATTGCTCACCGCTGAAGAATCCCTGGAAGCGGAGGACGGACAGCCGCTGAAAGGCCGGGAAGATTTCGTGAAGGATAAGATCGTGGTCCTTTTGCTTGAAATGAAGGAAAAGCCGCTGAAAAACTGCATCGAGATCGACTGTGAAGATAAAGGCGACAAGATCGAGTTCCGGGTAAAACCTTTGCTGGTTTCAAGAGAAGACCTGGACGAATTTACCGGCGTCCGGGAACCTGCCGGCGAACTTTCGGGCGGCTTGCTGCGGCGGCCGGCAGCCGGATTGCGGGATGTTTCCCCGAACCCGCGCCTCAGCCGGGTACTCCGGGATGTTTCCGAGAACCCGCGTCACAGCCGGGCGTTCCGGGAAGCTGCAACCCGCGGCCCGCGCTTCGAATCTGTTCCAGGCAGACGGCTTCGTGAACCGCGCCTCAGCCGGGCGGCTCAGCAGGACATGCAGCTGCGGCGGTTTAACGTGCCGGCCCGGGAACTGAAAAATACGAATGACGTCTTCGGAGCATTCTTAAGAATTGTTGACGAAAGTACCTTAAAGCAGCTGGCAGAAACGCTGAATGCCTGCTATTACCGTTACCAGCCTGTTTTAGGTGCGGAGAACAATCCTTTTGAGCAGGTGGCTTCCAGGTTTAACGACACGCTTTCCCATATCAAAACGGCCAACCCCTACTTTATCCAGTATTTCTATGATTGGATCGATGACATCATAAAGGCCTATCACGAACTCGAATATAAGATCGTTGATGTACAGACCGAATGCTGTCCGGACAGGGACCTGTTCCCGCTTCATTTAATGCTGGGCGAAGCCAACAGGGATACGACAGATCATGTACGATCATCGTACAGGCATTACTTTATTTATTCCCCGCTTTTTAACGGTCAGCAGCAGCTGGTTTCAGAAGTGAGGCTTCTTTTTAAGCGCCTCGCCGCGATCATTGAAACATTCAGTGTTCCACACGTAAAAACGCTTTTCCCGGCCGAAGTAAAGATCACTCCCAGCCGGTACCTGGAGCATCCTTTATCGGAGCGGTGTATTCCCTATTATTACGATCCCGGTGCTATGTATCCGCTCTGGAGCTGGGAAAAGACCCGGCGGGGAAGAGCGGACAGCAATTTGTCTTATCACGCGGGGGAATACAGCAGCGCGGATACGGTGCTGAACCCTTTAAACTATGATATAGAAACCTATAACTTTTTCCGTGTGGAGGGCCATATCGGGAAGCCGGTTACAGCCGCATTGCAAACCCTGCTTGCCCGCCGCGATCATTTTAACCTGCCTTTCGAAGCCCTTGCCTTATCAACGGCGACGATCAGCGCTTTCTTTAACGCAGACGATCACGAATGTCATTTCCGGGACCTGGAATCAATTTACCGGGTCTTGCTGGCCGAAATGAAATGCAAATTCGGTGAATTCCAATGCATGGCCGCAAGAATACCCTACCAGGCGCGGGTTAGGGCAGGAGTGCTTTCGGGTGGCGAAACACTGGCCGGGAGGGCTGCTGCGTTTCAACCGGGCGATTTTCTCAAAAGTCATTGCCCGCCGCAGAAGGGAAGCGTCGGAGAAGCTTATTTGAATCTCGTAAGCAGGCGGATATCCTTTAATCGGTTTACCGCCCTTGATCTTTCCGCCGGTATTTCTGGCGCTGCCGGTGCAACGGCGGGGAGGACCGGCGCCGCTGCTGGCGCAGCCAGTGCCGTCAGTGCGGCCGGTTTCAATGATCATGCGCTTTATGCTGCCCTGTTTTACTTTATTCATTCAGTCGAAAGATTATTCCAGGTTCTTGCAAACAAAGAGCTGGGCCAGCTGGATATGGAACTCTTCCAGCCACGTTATGAAGCCGTAGTGGATGCCGCAGGGGACCTTGCCCGGATAGGCGAGGCCCTGGAGCGCCTGGATGCCGGAAACGAGAATTACCAGGCCCTGCTTAAACGCCTGCAGGAACTGGGCTTTTTCGAACTGACGGTCCGGATACGTACATTGATCTATATCTGTCTGGATCACCGTCTGAAAGCGCTTAAAGAAGAATACCAGCGAAGGTTACGCGAGCTTCGCCTGCTGACCAATCTCATGCATTATGCAAAAAAACATCCTGGCCTTGAACATAAAGCCGGGGTGCCAAAAGGCGGTACTTTTATCATGGTTTACCATGAAAGCCCGCCGCGAAGGCTGCTCGCCGGGCTAACCGCAATAGGGGAAAGAACCGTTTCAGCGGCAGAAAGCGCTGCTTTCCGGGAAGCAGGCTCAACGATTGCTGAACGCGGTTCTTTTGCTACTGGCAGCGCAGCCGGTACGGAGGAACTGATCAGGGAAGCCTACGTGAACAATCCGCAATTACTAAGAAAATTTGAAAAGGCGCTCGGAACGTTTATGGATACGTGCAGGGATATGGATCCGGATAACAGGAAGAGGATCCGCGATATCCTGGTAAGTATTCCGGACAGGGAAGAACCCCTTGATTTCCGCGTAGCCGAAGAAGCGGTAATTGCTGATTTCTACCTGCCCTATATCTGCTGTTCCGGCTGTGCCTCCGTTTCTTACGTGCTTCCGGCAACCCCGGAAGAAGTATTGTCCATTCGTATCAGGCCCACGGAATTTTGTAATGACGATTCGCGGCTTTACCCGGTAACCGTATCGCCTGCCGGAGGGAAATTAACAGCTTCCGCGGGAGGAATAAGCGAGGAGAACGGCTTTGCCTTTTCGCCTGAAGGATTGGCAGCCGGCATGAATACCCTCACTTATACGCTGGCCGACGGACGAAGTACCAGCGTTGACCTTCGTATTGCCGAAAAGTTCCAGGTAGATTTCAAGACCCGGGATATGGGAGATCTCACTGTACAATTTATCCCCGGTTTTACGGACGAAGAGAACCGGCAGGTAAGCTGGGATTTTGGCGACGGCGCCACTTCAGCCGAATTTTCGCCCAGGCACACCTACCGCCTGGAGGAAAGTGAAGCAAGCTTTGTCGTAACCCTCAGGGTCAACCACGCCTCCTGTATGGCAGAAGCCAAACAGACTATTACGCTGCGCAAACCAGCCGATCCTCAATTTGACTTGCAACCACGGGTTTTTTGCGTAAATGACCGGAAAGAATATGAATTCAGCATTGAACCTTTCCCCGAAACAATTGAAGAAATAAAAAATCCGGATAAACTGATCATTAGCATGGATGCAGCTGCGGGGAAAATGGACTTCGTTCCCGCCAGGCACCGGATTAAGTCTACCAAAGACTACCGGCTGGAATACATGGGCACAGGGCTTGACCTGCGGGTGGTTGTTGCCGATGCTTCATTTATTATGCAGATAAAGTGGATGGATACGGACAATTTACTGGTCCTTAAACCCAGGCAAACGGATGCATCCGGTTATACATGGACGATCACCCAGGGGAGGATCAGCCGTTCTTTTACCACACAGGTGGTTGAAGTGAAACAGTCGGAATTAGGGTTAAGCCCCCGGCTGGACTTCAGCATCAGCCTGCATGTGAACCATCAGCTTCCCTCCGGGAATTGCGCGAATGAGCAGAAGTTTACGATGACGCCGCAGCTGTTCAGGAAATACCAGGGCAGCGGAGAAGAGTTTGACAATTCAACCATTCAATGA
- a CDS encoding ATP-binding protein encodes MMQNANTIIKEKEAFPSSENGKPGSSYLAAALKYLENYAAVWLEAYFQEKAPVFEPPPVPSGQDTSPFARFVKQFKPSKEEMLLVLTALVPHIIPGFFDRMVQRCLPEGGEFPEFGGIKGVNHRAMLPTGETAMFLLAGPDLDERLKFLQLFGEQSGLFKHKVLSLELPPPGEPLLSGRLILEPEFAEVFTTGKVALPRLSTQFPAEHISTQMEWNDLVLSERIWLQIRELENWIKNSETLMSEWGMGKRLKPGYRVLFYGPPGTGKTLTATLLGKYTGKEVFRIDLSMVVSKYIGETEKNLAALFDKAENKGWILFFDEADAIFGKRTGVRDAHDKYANQEVSYLLQRIEAHSGLIILASNFRNNIDEAFIRRFNSIIYFPPPSAEERLRLWQQVFPAAVSLEKDVDLEAIASGYELTGSHILNIVQYICLSALEKGEQRVSMADILRGIQREMEKEGK; translated from the coding sequence ATGATGCAAAATGCGAATACTATAATAAAGGAGAAAGAGGCGTTTCCGTCCAGCGAAAATGGCAAGCCGGGAAGTAGTTACCTGGCTGCCGCGTTGAAATACCTGGAAAACTATGCTGCTGTCTGGCTGGAAGCGTATTTCCAGGAAAAAGCGCCGGTTTTTGAGCCGCCTCCGGTTCCTTCCGGGCAGGATACCTCTCCCTTTGCGCGATTTGTGAAACAGTTTAAACCTTCCAAAGAAGAAATGCTCCTGGTATTGACCGCGCTGGTACCTCATATTATTCCCGGGTTTTTTGACCGAATGGTTCAGCGCTGCCTTCCGGAAGGCGGCGAATTCCCTGAATTCGGAGGTATAAAAGGCGTAAATCACCGCGCTATGCTGCCGACAGGTGAAACGGCGATGTTTCTCTTAGCTGGCCCGGACCTGGATGAACGTTTGAAATTCTTACAGCTGTTCGGCGAACAAAGCGGTCTGTTTAAACATAAAGTGCTTTCACTGGAACTGCCGCCGCCGGGCGAGCCCTTGTTAAGCGGCCGGCTCATCCTGGAACCGGAGTTTGCCGAGGTGTTTACAACAGGTAAGGTGGCGCTTCCCAGGCTAAGTACGCAATTTCCGGCGGAGCATATCAGCACCCAAATGGAATGGAACGACCTGGTATTGAGTGAGAGGATCTGGCTGCAGATTAGGGAACTTGAAAACTGGATAAAGAACAGCGAAACGCTGATGTCGGAATGGGGAATGGGAAAAAGGCTCAAGCCGGGATACAGGGTATTGTTTTACGGTCCGCCCGGTACCGGTAAGACACTGACGGCTACCTTGCTTGGTAAATATACCGGAAAGGAAGTATTCCGGATCGACCTCTCCATGGTGGTGTCCAAGTACATCGGTGAAACCGAAAAAAACCTGGCCGCTCTTTTTGACAAAGCCGAAAACAAAGGCTGGATACTATTTTTTGACGAGGCGGACGCCATTTTCGGCAAGCGGACCGGGGTTCGTGACGCGCATGATAAATATGCCAACCAGGAAGTTTCCTATCTCCTGCAGCGGATCGAAGCTCATTCAGGGCTTATTATCCTGGCCTCCAATTTCAGGAATAACATTGATGAAGCTTTTATCCGACGTTTTAATTCCATCATCTATTTCCCGCCTCCTTCCGCGGAAGAACGTTTAAGATTATGGCAGCAGGTTTTCCCGGCCGCTGTAAGTCTGGAAAAGGACGTGGACCTGGAAGCGATTGCTTCCGGCTACGAGCTGACCGGCTCGCATATCCTGAACATTGTGCAGTATATATGTCTTTCGGCCCTGGAAAAGGGCGAACAAAGGGTGTCCATGGCGGATATTCTCAGGGGAATACAAAGGGAAATGGAAAAGGAAGGCAAATGA